A window of the Novipirellula caenicola genome harbors these coding sequences:
- a CDS encoding DUF1501 domain-containing protein — translation MNPFSCSLSRREMLRRCGTGFGAVALGDMLSRDAMAAESLPLQFPAKAKYVIHLFMNGGPSHVDTFDYKPALAKFDGKTAPTGTLKTERPTGNVMGSPFKFKPYGESGIHVSELFAKTAEHIDDICVINSMHADVPNHEPSLMLMNTGESRLVRPSVGSWVTYGLGSENENLPSFIVMCPGGYPIKESQNWQNSFLPGKYQGTYIDSSHERVEKLIDNIRSPGVSEYDQRQQLDLLASINQRHAAQRPEDPRLESRIQSFELAYRMQYEATDAFDVSRETAAVRKAYGPGDFARQTLIARRLVERGVRYVQLYTGAGQPWDNHDDLNAGHKRLAGQVDQPIGALLADLKRLGLLEETLVIWGGEFGRTPVVEMPKEGSNQGKMNGRDHNHHGFTMWMAGGGVKGGQTIGMTDEIGFKAVENRVHVHDLHATMLKLMGFDHKKLTYRYAGRDFRLTDVHGRIIDDVIA, via the coding sequence ATGAATCCATTTTCGTGTTCTCTTTCGCGTCGTGAAATGCTGCGCCGATGTGGTACCGGTTTCGGTGCGGTCGCATTGGGCGACATGCTCAGCCGAGACGCGATGGCCGCTGAATCGTTACCGCTGCAATTTCCCGCCAAAGCGAAATACGTCATCCATCTGTTCATGAACGGGGGACCGAGCCATGTCGACACGTTCGATTACAAACCGGCACTGGCCAAGTTCGATGGCAAAACAGCGCCCACCGGCACCTTAAAAACAGAACGTCCCACCGGCAACGTGATGGGGTCTCCGTTCAAGTTCAAACCCTACGGCGAAAGTGGAATTCACGTCAGCGAGTTGTTTGCCAAAACAGCCGAGCACATCGACGACATCTGCGTGATCAATTCCATGCATGCCGATGTGCCCAATCACGAACCTTCGCTGATGTTGATGAATACGGGCGAATCGCGACTGGTCCGCCCCAGTGTCGGGTCATGGGTCACGTATGGACTTGGCAGCGAGAATGAGAATTTGCCGTCGTTCATCGTCATGTGCCCGGGGGGCTATCCGATCAAAGAGTCCCAGAATTGGCAAAACAGCTTCCTGCCGGGTAAATACCAGGGCACCTATATCGATTCGAGTCACGAGCGCGTCGAAAAACTGATTGACAACATTCGCTCGCCTGGAGTCTCAGAGTACGACCAGCGTCAACAATTGGACCTGCTGGCGTCGATCAACCAACGTCATGCAGCCCAGCGTCCTGAAGACCCACGATTGGAATCACGAATCCAGTCGTTCGAACTGGCGTACCGGATGCAGTACGAAGCAACCGATGCATTTGATGTTTCGCGAGAGACGGCGGCGGTACGAAAAGCCTATGGCCCCGGCGATTTCGCACGTCAAACCTTGATCGCCCGGCGGTTGGTCGAGCGAGGCGTACGGTATGTTCAGCTTTACACCGGAGCCGGACAACCTTGGGACAACCATGACGACTTGAACGCCGGCCACAAACGGCTCGCCGGCCAAGTCGACCAGCCAATCGGGGCGCTATTGGCCGATCTGAAACGGCTCGGTTTGCTCGAGGAAACCTTGGTGATTTGGGGTGGCGAGTTTGGCCGGACGCCGGTGGTGGAGATGCCCAAAGAAGGCTCGAACCAGGGCAAGATGAATGGTCGAGACCACAACCATCATGGCTTCACCATGTGGATGGCTGGCGGCGGTGTCAAAGGCGGCCAGACGATTGGGATGACCGACGAGATTGGGTTCAAAGCGGTTGAAAACCGCGTGCATGTGCACGACTTGCACGCCACGATGCTGAAGCTGATGGGATTTGATCACAAGAAATTGACCTACCGCTATGCCGGTCGCGATTTCCGATTGACCGACGTCCACGGCCGCATCATCGACGACGTGATCGCGTAG
- a CDS encoding sulfatase: protein MRFALLTLAPILSLCSLGSLVAAERNVIFIITDDESPTLGCYGDPVAKTPAIDAIAADGMLFRNAFATTASCSASRSVVMSGLHNHRNGQFGHQHHYHKFASFHDVVGLAMPQVMKNAGYRTGQIGKYHVAPEAVYHFETYLKGNSRNAVEMADASRDFIIDSSDDRPFFLYFATSDPHRGGGVDKTSKLELKPDLFGNKPNGKAYPGVDEVFYDPADVVVPAFLPDTPETREELAQYYQSCSRIDQGVARLVEILKANDLYDKTMIVFTADHGMAFAGGKTTVYEGGLRVPFVVRDPYQSERGVESEALISHIDITPSILDFAGGLDPKTNGPKNPINVKKYWAERDEAMKDNRDGGKKFDSYHGKSWMHCLANPSEPHHETIFASHTFHEIQMYYPMRVVRDDKYKLIWNIAYPLPYPFASDLWAASSWQAQWKKGPDAPYGNKTVDGYVHRPQFELYDIAADPNETSNLADSEGHKDILERYKAKLKAMQKEMQDPWIMKWDYE, encoded by the coding sequence ATGCGTTTCGCACTCCTGACACTTGCCCCGATCCTTTCATTATGTTCGCTCGGCAGCCTTGTCGCAGCCGAACGCAATGTGATTTTTATCATCACCGATGACGAAAGCCCTACGCTGGGGTGCTATGGCGATCCGGTTGCCAAGACGCCTGCCATTGATGCGATCGCCGCAGATGGCATGTTGTTTCGCAATGCATTCGCGACCACCGCGTCGTGTAGCGCCAGCCGCAGTGTGGTGATGAGTGGACTGCACAACCATCGTAACGGACAATTTGGTCACCAACACCACTACCACAAATTTGCGTCGTTTCACGACGTGGTCGGTTTGGCGATGCCGCAAGTGATGAAGAACGCAGGCTACCGCACGGGACAGATCGGCAAGTACCACGTAGCGCCCGAGGCGGTTTATCACTTCGAAACCTATCTAAAAGGCAATTCACGCAACGCCGTTGAGATGGCCGATGCGAGTCGCGACTTCATCATCGATTCGAGCGATGATCGGCCTTTCTTTTTGTACTTTGCCACCTCGGACCCCCATCGCGGTGGCGGCGTGGACAAGACCAGCAAGCTCGAACTGAAGCCCGATCTCTTTGGCAACAAGCCCAACGGCAAAGCTTATCCCGGCGTCGACGAGGTGTTCTACGATCCTGCGGACGTGGTCGTGCCGGCGTTTTTGCCCGACACGCCCGAGACACGCGAAGAGCTGGCTCAGTACTACCAATCGTGTTCGCGGATTGATCAAGGCGTCGCTCGCTTGGTTGAGATCCTGAAGGCCAACGATCTCTACGACAAGACGATGATCGTGTTTACCGCCGATCACGGAATGGCGTTCGCCGGAGGCAAGACGACCGTCTACGAAGGAGGGCTGCGAGTTCCCTTTGTCGTTCGCGATCCCTACCAAAGCGAGCGCGGGGTCGAATCCGAGGCCCTGATCAGCCACATCGACATCACTCCTTCGATCCTCGATTTTGCCGGCGGGTTGGATCCGAAAACAAACGGCCCCAAAAATCCAATCAACGTCAAAAAGTATTGGGCCGAGCGTGACGAGGCGATGAAAGACAACCGTGACGGAGGCAAGAAATTCGACTCCTACCACGGCAAATCATGGATGCACTGTTTGGCAAATCCGTCCGAACCACATCACGAAACCATTTTTGCCTCGCACACGTTCCATGAAATCCAGATGTATTACCCTATGCGAGTCGTTCGCGACGACAAGTACAAATTGATCTGGAATATCGCCTATCCACTGCCGTACCCGTTCGCTTCGGATTTGTGGGCCGCCAGCAGCTGGCAGGCTCAGTGGAAGAAAGGCCCTGACGCGCCGTACGGCAACAAGACTGTCGACGGCTATGTTCACCGCCCCCAATTCGAGCTATACGACATTGCGGCCGATCCGAATGAAACGAGCAATCTAGCCGACAGCGAAGGGCACAAAGATATCCTGGAGCGTTACAAGGCCAAGCTGAAAGCGATGCAGAAAGAGATGCAGGATCCGTGGATCATGAAATGGGATTACGAATAG
- a CDS encoding sulfatase family protein, which translates to MIRFSWIAAVVALTILLAVFAKPSLAERPNVLIIYGDDQGSIDLGCLGVTDLQTPNLDRLANQGLLLTQMYSAAPVCSASRVGLLTGRYPARAGQPGNGDLRSEEVTIGEVFRDAGYRTGQVGKWHLGQTAEKNPKGQGFEDWLGHLGGCIDNYSHFFFWAGPNRHDLFDNGHEVYRPGEYFPQLMVDRCKTFIDKPSDQPWLLYWAFNAPHYPYQGTPDWLERYKDLPSPRREYGAFLSTMDQYIGEVIEHLDRNGLSENTIVIYQADHGHSTEIRAFGGGGNAGPYRGAKFSLFEGGIRVPSIVRFPSKFPAGQTRDQFMTACDWLPTLCQLCDVKPPENTLDGVSIADVLSHDAKPPRETFYWQFGGGGKNAQWAVREANWKLIGNPRDTSANETQRKDGGRLKDKLFLADLSQDIGEENNVAESRPDITQRLLKLRAEMTSDFE; encoded by the coding sequence ATGATTCGATTTTCTTGGATTGCTGCCGTCGTAGCGTTGACCATCTTGTTGGCGGTGTTTGCGAAACCATCGCTGGCCGAACGCCCCAACGTATTGATCATTTACGGCGACGACCAAGGCTCGATCGATCTGGGGTGTTTGGGCGTCACCGATTTGCAGACCCCGAATTTAGATCGCTTGGCCAACCAAGGACTGCTGCTGACTCAGATGTATTCGGCTGCACCAGTGTGTTCGGCGAGTCGTGTGGGATTGTTGACGGGACGTTACCCCGCACGCGCGGGACAACCTGGCAACGGCGATCTGCGGTCCGAAGAAGTCACGATCGGCGAAGTCTTTCGTGACGCGGGATATCGCACCGGACAAGTCGGCAAGTGGCATCTCGGTCAGACGGCAGAAAAGAATCCGAAGGGGCAAGGTTTTGAGGACTGGCTTGGCCATCTTGGTGGCTGTATCGATAACTACTCGCACTTCTTTTTCTGGGCCGGGCCGAACCGTCATGACCTGTTTGACAACGGACACGAAGTCTATCGACCGGGCGAGTATTTTCCTCAGTTGATGGTGGATCGCTGTAAAACGTTTATCGACAAACCGTCCGATCAACCCTGGCTCCTGTATTGGGCGTTCAACGCGCCGCACTACCCCTATCAAGGAACACCTGATTGGCTCGAGCGTTACAAGGACCTGCCATCCCCCCGCCGTGAGTACGGTGCGTTTTTGTCGACGATGGATCAGTACATTGGTGAAGTGATCGAGCACCTCGATCGCAACGGGCTGAGCGAAAACACGATCGTCATCTACCAAGCCGACCATGGCCACAGCACCGAGATTCGCGCCTTTGGTGGTGGCGGCAACGCCGGGCCCTATCGGGGAGCCAAGTTTTCGCTATTCGAAGGGGGCATTCGAGTTCCATCGATCGTTCGCTTTCCGTCAAAATTCCCCGCCGGCCAAACACGTGACCAATTCATGACCGCTTGTGATTGGTTGCCAACGCTGTGCCAGCTGTGCGACGTAAAACCGCCTGAAAACACGCTCGATGGTGTTTCGATCGCGGATGTTTTGAGTCATGATGCAAAGCCGCCACGCGAAACGTTTTATTGGCAGTTCGGTGGTGGCGGCAAAAACGCTCAGTGGGCGGTCCGCGAGGCGAACTGGAAATTGATCGGTAACCCTCGTGACACGTCGGCAAACGAAACCCAGCGCAAAGACGGTGGCCGATTAAAGGATAAACTGTTTCTTGCGGATCTAAGCCAAGACATTGGCGAGGAAAATAATGTTGCAGAATCTCGACCCGACATCACGCAGCGGTTGCTGAAGTTACGAGCCGAGATGACAAGTGACTTTGAATAG
- a CDS encoding IS1096 element passenger TnpR family protein, whose protein sequence is MLADDIRNLYINGLTKPNADILRKQTIEKGNPGSILIDIQMLIEAIGEGLPTTSKYFLLPQGRLDEFNQRLTTPLVHNIKRPQLRSFPALMGLFLLLRSSGLVVGEDKPKRRMFVDPEMRAQWESLEPTDQYMSLLGTCMTTASFEIVGERGMHSHGLKQRFEDAYLYLDRRKSSILDDLGLEYHVAYNLMHQFGWLRLKYASEAKAGKSAELQWVERLPFGDAMFCACCGLKNRVSDSDEEFQATLKPYFPEWKKSLTEPESEFQEFQFTLKVSWGDVWRRIVAPDETTLEELAALIIEAFDFEFDHLYQFEYRNKRGQNETVICPQLRDGVYFADEMMLGHLPIGKGESMLFHFDFGDDWKFNVLIEDLSDLPDEYEEPKITDRFGEAPKQYPFEDEWDDEDDDEDDYGDEDESTQG, encoded by the coding sequence ATGTTGGCCGACGACATACGCAATCTCTACATCAACGGTCTGACAAAGCCGAACGCAGATATCCTACGCAAGCAAACCATTGAAAAAGGGAATCCCGGCTCGATTTTGATCGATATCCAAATGTTGATCGAGGCGATTGGCGAGGGATTGCCGACCACCAGCAAGTATTTTCTCTTGCCGCAAGGTCGGCTCGATGAATTCAACCAACGGCTCACCACGCCGCTGGTTCACAATATCAAGCGACCGCAACTGAGATCGTTTCCCGCTCTGATGGGATTGTTCTTATTGCTGCGTTCCAGCGGGTTGGTGGTAGGCGAAGACAAGCCGAAACGCAGGATGTTCGTCGATCCTGAAATGCGAGCGCAGTGGGAATCTCTAGAGCCCACGGATCAATACATGTCATTGCTCGGCACTTGTATGACGACCGCCTCTTTCGAGATCGTTGGAGAACGTGGCATGCATTCGCATGGTTTGAAACAGAGATTTGAAGACGCGTATTTATATCTCGATAGGCGTAAATCATCTATTCTTGACGATCTAGGGCTTGAGTATCACGTCGCATACAACTTGATGCATCAATTCGGTTGGTTGCGACTTAAGTATGCATCCGAAGCCAAAGCCGGAAAGTCGGCTGAACTTCAGTGGGTCGAGCGACTTCCGTTCGGAGATGCAATGTTCTGTGCCTGCTGCGGGCTCAAGAATCGTGTCTCCGACTCGGACGAGGAATTTCAGGCTACGTTGAAGCCCTACTTTCCAGAATGGAAAAAATCATTGACAGAGCCCGAGTCTGAGTTTCAAGAATTTCAGTTCACGCTCAAAGTCTCGTGGGGTGATGTCTGGCGTCGGATCGTCGCTCCAGACGAGACAACGCTCGAGGAACTTGCGGCGCTGATCATCGAAGCTTTCGATTTTGAATTCGATCACCTCTACCAGTTTGAATATCGCAACAAACGCGGCCAGAATGAGACCGTCATTTGTCCGCAATTAAGGGATGGAGTTTACTTCGCCGACGAAATGATGCTGGGGCATCTGCCCATCGGAAAGGGCGAATCGATGCTCTTTCATTTTGACTTTGGTGATGATTGGAAATTCAATGTCTTGATCGAAGACTTAAGCGATCTGCCCGATGAGTACGAGGAACCGAAGATCACTGATCGATTCGGTGAGGCACCCAAGCAATACCCGTTCGAAGATGAATGGGATGATGAGGATGACGACGAGGATGATTACGGGGACGAGGATGAATCAACGCAAGGATGA
- a CDS encoding alpha/beta hydrolase: protein MKSMVRLTSTCFVALLAIPVSCSLASAADTYSENPGTEGNGKHIVGPNYSIDPDLTDRGNPKGKYFEFTMPLADSKIFPGTDTTLNPKKEVRKERKIFVYVPAAYVDGNKAPILVTMDGPSRLDLVRNALDNLTISKDPNRRLPAFIAIAVQNGGNDGKGSERGLEYDTMSDRYARFINDEVLPAVLNNPIIKAAYPNIGFTENPWGRAAMGCSSGGAAALTMGWFCPDLFRRLITYSGTFVDQQDDDAPEEADYPLGAWEYHSSMKLIANSEKKPLRIFTHVSENDNRANDPERTHHNWVMANERTAAALEAKGYDYRYVFSRATRHCDRKVFEHTLADTLVWMWRGYHTE, encoded by the coding sequence ATGAAATCAATGGTTCGTTTGACGTCCACTTGCTTCGTCGCCCTCCTTGCCATCCCGGTTAGCTGCAGTCTCGCGTCGGCGGCGGACACCTATTCCGAAAATCCTGGGACCGAGGGCAATGGCAAGCACATTGTCGGCCCCAATTACTCGATCGATCCCGATTTAACCGACCGAGGAAATCCGAAGGGCAAGTATTTTGAATTCACGATGCCACTTGCCGACAGCAAGATTTTTCCGGGCACGGACACCACGCTGAACCCGAAAAAGGAAGTTCGCAAGGAACGAAAGATTTTTGTCTATGTTCCCGCCGCCTACGTCGACGGGAACAAGGCTCCGATCTTGGTCACGATGGATGGTCCGAGCCGATTGGATTTGGTCCGCAACGCACTCGATAATTTGACGATCTCAAAAGATCCCAACCGCAGGTTGCCCGCCTTTATCGCGATCGCGGTCCAAAACGGAGGCAACGATGGCAAGGGAAGCGAACGAGGACTTGAGTATGACACGATGTCCGACCGCTATGCTCGGTTCATCAACGACGAAGTGCTGCCCGCGGTGCTCAACAACCCGATAATCAAAGCGGCCTATCCCAACATTGGCTTCACCGAAAACCCATGGGGCCGAGCCGCGATGGGATGCAGTTCCGGAGGCGCCGCGGCGCTGACGATGGGCTGGTTTTGCCCCGACTTGTTTCGCCGCTTGATCACTTACTCGGGCACCTTTGTGGACCAACAAGACGACGACGCTCCCGAAGAAGCCGATTACCCGCTGGGGGCTTGGGAATACCATTCGAGCATGAAATTGATCGCCAACAGCGAAAAGAAGCCGCTGCGAATCTTTACGCATGTCTCCGAGAACGACAACCGCGCGAACGATCCCGAGAGAACGCATCACAATTGGGTGATGGCCAATGAGCGGACTGCCGCAGCACTAGAAGCAAAGGGATATGATTACCGCTACGTGTTTAGCCGAGCGACACGGCACTGTGACCGCAAAGTGTTCGAGCACACGCTGGCTGACACGTTGGTATGGATGTGGCGAGGCTATCACACCGAGTGA
- a CDS encoding lactate racemase domain-containing protein, giving the protein MTHPKESALPQCFRLRQHFASLAVDDVRQSVDAAIGNSTLASRIRPGQTVAIAVGSRGIADLPTLVSAVVDFIKRCGGVPVIVPAMGSHGGATAEGQAALLRSLGMEEAAMGCEIRASMDTIVIGTSSEGLDVHFDKIASQMDHVVVLNRIKPHTRLVGRYESGLAKMLMIGLGKHQGAIVYHQAMADADYCLDAMAAEIVPMIQAAAPISLGLAIIEDAFDQVSHVEAVEPAEFLLAEPRLLTMARQRMPRLPFDHIDLLIVDRMGKEISGTGMDTNVVGRKWNDKIAAADEFPKVKQIYVRDLTDQSAGNAAGIGVAEFCHRRVVEKIDYEKTRVNCLTSMHATAGAVPIHFDCDREALVAAMGQVGKRTRQQLRWVWIQDTLHLSELVCSEAYWDEVARGEDRSGAALETLGELGPLRFDDEGNLRSISEFLIE; this is encoded by the coding sequence ATGACTCACCCCAAGGAATCAGCCCTGCCTCAGTGTTTCCGGCTTCGCCAACATTTCGCCTCGCTGGCGGTGGACGATGTCCGTCAATCGGTCGATGCCGCGATTGGCAATTCGACGTTGGCAAGCCGGATTCGTCCGGGGCAAACGGTCGCGATTGCCGTCGGCAGCCGCGGGATCGCGGACTTGCCGACCCTCGTTTCGGCCGTGGTTGATTTTATCAAACGATGCGGCGGCGTTCCCGTGATCGTGCCGGCAATGGGCAGCCATGGCGGCGCGACCGCCGAAGGACAAGCCGCATTGTTGCGATCCTTGGGAATGGAGGAAGCGGCGATGGGGTGCGAGATCCGTGCTTCGATGGACACGATCGTGATCGGCACCTCTTCGGAGGGACTGGACGTTCACTTTGACAAAATCGCCAGCCAGATGGATCACGTCGTGGTGCTGAACCGGATCAAGCCACACACACGTCTGGTCGGCCGCTACGAAAGCGGGCTGGCCAAGATGTTGATGATCGGGTTGGGAAAACACCAAGGCGCAATCGTTTATCACCAAGCGATGGCGGATGCTGATTACTGTTTAGACGCGATGGCGGCAGAGATTGTGCCGATGATCCAGGCCGCCGCGCCGATCTCGCTCGGGCTCGCGATCATCGAAGATGCGTTTGACCAAGTCTCGCATGTCGAAGCGGTCGAACCAGCCGAATTCCTGTTGGCCGAACCACGATTGTTGACGATGGCACGCCAGCGGATGCCGCGTTTGCCGTTTGACCATATCGATCTTTTGATTGTCGATCGAATGGGCAAAGAGATCAGCGGCACCGGAATGGATACCAACGTGGTGGGCCGTAAATGGAACGACAAGATCGCCGCGGCGGACGAGTTTCCGAAAGTCAAACAGATCTACGTGCGTGATCTCACCGACCAATCCGCTGGCAATGCCGCCGGGATCGGAGTGGCCGAATTTTGTCATCGCCGCGTGGTGGAAAAGATCGATTACGAAAAGACTCGCGTCAATTGTTTGACCAGCATGCACGCGACGGCCGGTGCCGTGCCGATCCATTTTGACTGCGATCGCGAAGCGTTAGTCGCAGCGATGGGACAAGTTGGCAAGCGGACACGCCAGCAGCTGCGTTGGGTCTGGATCCAAGACACGCTCCATCTGAGCGAGCTGGTCTGCAGCGAAGCCTACTGGGACGAAGTGGCTCGCGGCGAGGACCGCAGCGGCGCGGCGCTCGAAACCCTTGGCGAACTTGGGCCATTGAGGTTCGATGACGAGGGAAACCTTCGGTCGATATCGGAATTTCTAATCGAGTAA